The following proteins come from a genomic window of Paenibacillus spongiae:
- a CDS encoding DEAD/DEAH box helicase: MSQQSPALSVFHPTLAGWFSRTFGEPTDVQLQAWASILSGRHTLIAAPTGSGKTLAALMPCLDKLAKAKASTRSGWKPGVRILYVTPLKALNNDIQHHLTRFMEAIEHYAASQAESGGPAWPGIRTAVRTGDTPSSERAKMLRRPPDVLVTTPESLYLMLTSEKGRAMLQTVWSVIVDEIHGIAGDKRGAHLSLTLERLSAWCPEPIQRIGVSATQKPLERVARFLGGWDSSAPMTADTPHPLGYSPRPVTIVESAMVKSIQVRVTMPDFSLTAKSGEGVWLPIVDRLLQLMTGARSVLLFVNSRRLCERLVLRLNEQTGFEFARAHHGSLARERRLEVEGMLKNGELRCLVATSSLELGIDVGHVDLVLQVDPPMDAASGIQRIGRAGHSVGDISRGFIVARSRGQLPEAAVLCRNIVLRDIEEIRLPDQPIDVLSQQITAIVAAGNTTVDALLRLIAGSECYRNYTRDQLDAALKVLAGFYPFMRPLIDWNRDLDLLSKRANTSVAAITGVGTIPQTSAYPVHHADSRIHLGELDEEYIHESRAGDVFQLGTTSWMISRIEQDRVYVKEAPNRFSEIPFWKNEPGGRRVELGVQLGQFLGQLSERLELDRSQAGGTGKSSAAETAAERDRNNAVIRWLDRDYGLDSEAATQLIELVQAQHKALGLPTERRILIEHYRDLTNQQRVIIHNPFGRRLNRTWLLAIERQFEKLLPYRLYGNAKDNGIELVLPEWDASWLRTLWHITPGSVEPLLTEAISGSPMLGISFRRIAETSLLLSRSFTRTPMWQKRLRSEELLKHALPYAEHFPYLQEAMRESLHVYMDADGLKQLLTSIAEGQIEIVVKETNSPSPFAIQFLADYVNAQIYEGEGFSDATRLQLLSVSKSLAGELFGTEAVQSAVDPGIMRAETERLDSTAHIPATAEELYALLKKRGDLTTEELGKLTEGMDVRGWLDQLQDAARITAYSFANDADGIRWICTEELEMYGAFPETEAAIAFVAGRYAEHRISFTDEDLRHRYALSEEQARHVVDSLLAMDRIEQAPFAASEDERIWTSRNVAKRLIRLTMEEARKQAGPVDPVRWCSQMALLQHALPGTQLSGSDGLRTVIGRLQGFFLPASHWESIIFPARVTAYRKDELDLLCASGEIVWIGKKEDGEKEGKIAFFLADSKPLYAPYVDQSISRVQETKHPELLALLRGGGASFLTRLSRETGKIPSELLADLIDLVWEGHVSNDQFAPLRLQLQTKGKQLARTGSGQGRWYWTGSLTEAADIDLPGASADGDGDPAQPVISASGTDFSESALHWTQHLLDSCGIVSKELVAQTSPFSWDELLPVLRQLEHWGVVTRGLLVQGVPALQFARREMIASVHQPLASHSNDDDITVLSAVDPANPFGLTAEWPVVRGAGFARKGGNYLVLHHGRWLYWLENNGRKIVEIPGTDIDGEPLDPQPDKGNDTDIADGTHADPGMLKQMFRTILRRQALSKIKVERWNGEDITESAAADLLRAMGAERDNRSLVLWPSQLQ; this comes from the coding sequence TTGTCCCAGCAATCACCTGCCCTTTCCGTATTCCACCCTACTCTCGCCGGCTGGTTCTCCCGGACGTTCGGGGAACCGACAGATGTCCAGCTGCAGGCGTGGGCTTCCATTCTCTCCGGCCGGCACACGCTCATCGCGGCTCCAACCGGTTCCGGGAAGACGCTTGCGGCACTTATGCCCTGCCTGGACAAGCTTGCTAAGGCCAAAGCCTCCACCCGTTCCGGATGGAAGCCGGGTGTTCGCATTCTGTATGTCACGCCGCTGAAAGCATTAAACAATGATATCCAGCATCATCTGACCCGCTTCATGGAGGCGATCGAGCATTACGCCGCCAGCCAAGCGGAGTCGGGCGGTCCCGCATGGCCGGGCATCCGCACGGCCGTTCGAACAGGGGATACCCCTTCAAGCGAAAGGGCCAAGATGCTCCGCCGGCCGCCTGATGTCCTGGTGACGACGCCGGAATCGCTTTATTTGATGCTGACCTCGGAGAAGGGGCGCGCGATGCTACAGACCGTATGGTCGGTCATCGTCGATGAAATCCACGGAATTGCAGGAGATAAGCGCGGCGCTCATCTGTCCCTTACGCTGGAGCGGCTTTCGGCATGGTGTCCCGAGCCAATTCAACGCATCGGCGTCTCCGCGACGCAGAAGCCGCTCGAGCGGGTGGCCCGCTTCCTGGGCGGCTGGGATTCATCCGCGCCCATGACCGCGGACACGCCGCATCCGCTTGGCTATTCCCCTCGGCCGGTCACGATTGTCGAGAGCGCCATGGTAAAGTCGATCCAGGTGAGGGTAACGATGCCCGATTTCAGTCTGACGGCCAAATCGGGCGAAGGCGTGTGGCTGCCGATCGTCGATCGGCTGCTGCAGCTGATGACCGGGGCGCGGTCCGTGCTGCTGTTCGTCAACAGCCGCAGGCTGTGCGAGCGGCTTGTGCTGCGGCTGAATGAGCAGACCGGCTTCGAATTCGCTCGCGCTCATCACGGCAGCTTGGCGCGCGAGCGTCGGCTTGAAGTGGAAGGGATGCTGAAGAACGGGGAGCTGCGCTGCCTCGTCGCCACCTCATCGCTGGAGCTGGGCATCGACGTCGGCCATGTCGACCTCGTGCTGCAGGTCGACCCTCCTATGGATGCCGCCTCCGGCATTCAGCGCATCGGCCGGGCAGGGCATTCCGTCGGCGATATCAGCCGCGGCTTCATCGTCGCCCGAAGCCGCGGACAGCTGCCGGAAGCGGCCGTCCTCTGCCGCAACATCGTCCTGCGGGATATCGAAGAGATCCGGCTGCCGGATCAGCCCATCGATGTGCTCTCCCAGCAGATCACGGCCATCGTCGCCGCCGGGAATACGACCGTCGATGCGCTTCTCCGGCTTATTGCCGGCAGTGAATGCTACCGTAACTATACGCGCGATCAGCTGGATGCCGCGCTCAAGGTGCTTGCCGGCTTCTATCCGTTCATGCGCCCGCTCATCGACTGGAACCGCGACCTTGATCTGCTGAGCAAGCGGGCTAATACATCCGTAGCCGCCATAACCGGCGTGGGCACCATACCGCAAACCTCGGCGTATCCTGTGCATCATGCGGACAGCCGGATTCACCTCGGCGAGCTTGATGAAGAATATATCCACGAAAGCCGCGCCGGCGACGTCTTTCAACTGGGCACGACATCCTGGATGATCAGCCGGATCGAGCAGGACCGCGTCTACGTGAAGGAAGCGCCGAACCGGTTCAGCGAAATTCCGTTCTGGAAGAATGAGCCGGGCGGCAGGCGCGTCGAGCTGGGCGTTCAGCTTGGGCAGTTTCTGGGTCAACTGTCGGAACGGCTCGAGCTGGACCGGAGTCAGGCGGGCGGCACCGGCAAATCGTCCGCAGCGGAGACGGCAGCCGAGCGGGACCGTAACAATGCCGTGATCCGCTGGCTCGATAGGGATTACGGACTCGACTCCGAAGCGGCCACCCAGCTGATCGAGCTCGTTCAAGCGCAGCATAAAGCGCTGGGATTGCCGACCGAGCGGCGCATATTGATCGAGCATTACCGCGACCTGACCAACCAACAGCGCGTCATTATCCATAATCCGTTCGGCCGGCGTTTGAACCGGACGTGGCTGCTTGCAATCGAGCGCCAATTCGAGAAGCTGCTTCCCTATAGGCTATACGGGAACGCCAAGGATAACGGCATCGAGCTGGTGCTGCCCGAGTGGGATGCCTCCTGGCTGCGGACGCTGTGGCATATTACGCCGGGAAGCGTCGAGCCCCTTCTCACCGAAGCCATATCCGGCTCGCCCATGCTCGGAATCTCCTTCCGCCGGATTGCGGAGACGTCACTCCTGCTCTCCCGCAGCTTTACGCGCACGCCAATGTGGCAGAAGCGGCTTCGCAGCGAAGAGCTGCTGAAGCACGCGCTGCCTTATGCGGAGCATTTTCCCTACTTGCAGGAAGCCATGCGGGAAAGCCTTCACGTCTATATGGATGCGGACGGCTTGAAGCAGCTGTTAACGAGCATCGCGGAGGGCCAAATCGAAATCGTGGTGAAAGAAACGAATAGCCCTTCTCCGTTCGCCATTCAATTTCTGGCGGATTACGTCAATGCGCAGATTTATGAGGGGGAGGGATTTAGCGACGCTACCCGGCTTCAGCTGCTCAGCGTCAGCAAATCGCTCGCCGGCGAGCTGTTCGGCACGGAAGCGGTGCAGAGCGCCGTTGATCCCGGCATTATGAGGGCGGAGACGGAGCGGCTGGACAGCACGGCGCACATCCCCGCCACCGCCGAGGAGCTCTATGCGCTTCTGAAGAAGCGCGGCGATCTGACAACGGAGGAGCTTGGCAAGCTGACGGAGGGAATGGATGTGCGCGGCTGGTTGGATCAATTACAGGATGCCGCACGCATAACGGCTTATTCGTTCGCCAATGATGCGGACGGTATCCGCTGGATCTGTACCGAGGAGCTGGAGATGTACGGGGCATTCCCCGAGACCGAAGCAGCGATAGCCTTCGTGGCCGGCCGATATGCCGAGCACCGGATATCCTTCACCGACGAGGACCTCCGTCACCGGTATGCGTTATCCGAGGAGCAGGCCCGGCATGTCGTCGACAGCCTGCTTGCCATGGACCGGATCGAACAGGCTCCCTTCGCGGCGAGCGAGGACGAACGCATCTGGACCAGCCGAAACGTAGCCAAACGGCTGATCCGCCTAACCATGGAGGAGGCGCGCAAGCAAGCCGGGCCGGTCGATCCGGTCCGCTGGTGCAGCCAGATGGCACTGCTCCAGCACGCTCTCCCGGGGACGCAGCTCAGCGGCAGCGATGGCTTGCGCACCGTGATCGGACGCCTGCAGGGGTTCTTCCTCCCGGCCTCTCATTGGGAATCGATTATTTTCCCTGCTCGCGTGACCGCCTATCGGAAGGACGAGCTGGATCTGCTGTGCGCCTCCGGCGAGATCGTCTGGATCGGCAAGAAAGAAGACGGCGAGAAAGAGGGCAAAATCGCCTTCTTCCTCGCCGATTCCAAGCCGCTGTACGCGCCCTATGTCGATCAGAGCATCAGCCGCGTCCAGGAGACGAAGCATCCCGAGCTGCTCGCCCTGCTGCGGGGAGGCGGCGCAAGCTTCCTGACCCGGCTCAGCCGCGAAACCGGCAAGATACCGTCCGAGCTGCTTGCCGACTTGATCGACTTGGTCTGGGAGGGGCATGTGTCCAATGACCAGTTCGCTCCGCTGCGGCTGCAGCTGCAGACCAAAGGCAAGCAGCTTGCGAGGACAGGCTCCGGCCAAGGCCGATGGTATTGGACCGGCTCTCTGACGGAAGCTGCGGATATCGATCTTCCAGGCGCGTCTGCCGATGGTGATGGTGATCCGGCGCAGCCCGTTATATCCGCCTCGGGAACGGACTTCTCCGAATCGGCGCTTCATTGGACGCAGCATCTGCTGGACAGCTGCGGCATCGTGTCCAAGGAGCTCGTCGCGCAGACCTCCCCGTTCAGCTGGGATGAGCTGCTGCCTGTGCTTCGGCAGCTGGAGCATTGGGGCGTCGTCACGCGCGGACTGCTCGTTCAAGGGGTGCCTGCGCTCCAATTCGCCCGGCGCGAGATGATCGCCTCCGTCCATCAGCCGCTAGCCTCTCATAGCAACGACGATGACATCACGGTGTTATCCGCCGTCGATCCGGCCAATCCATTCGGACTGACTGCGGAATGGCCGGTTGTTCGAGGAGCCGGCTTTGCCCGCAAGGGCGGCAATTATTTGGTGCTGCATCACGGACGCTGGCTCTACTGGCTGGAGAACAACGGCCGCAAGATCGTGGAAATCCCCGGTACGGATATTGACGGGGAGCCCTTAGACCCCCAGCCAGACAAAGGCAATGATACCGACATCGCCGACGGCACGCATGCAGATCCTGGTATGCTAAAGCAAATGTTCCGCACCATTCTGCGCCGGCAAGCCTTGAGCAAAATAAAAGTCGAGCGTTGGAACGGCGAAGACATCACCGAATCGGCCGCAGCCGACTTGCTCCGCGCCATGGGAGCGGAACGCGACAACCGTTCGCTCGTGCTCTGGCCCAGCCAGCTGCAATAA
- a CDS encoding C40 family peptidase, with translation MKKVSALLVGLALLLTFQAGSVFADSRMDEVIKDVIGTPYNYGGTTTKGFDCSGFTMYVFKKLGVSIPHASSSQSKLGKKVAKNDLIAGDLVFFNTSGKGISHVGIYVGDGKFAHSSSSKGVTISGLSDSYYVKRYVTARRVMSTATYTKYADEPSDEAVDGVDVD, from the coding sequence TTGAAGAAGGTTTCCGCTCTGCTGGTTGGTCTGGCTTTATTGTTGACATTCCAAGCTGGAAGCGTTTTCGCAGATTCCAGAATGGATGAAGTCATCAAGGACGTAATCGGCACACCGTACAACTACGGTGGTACAACTACCAAGGGATTCGATTGCTCCGGATTTACGATGTACGTGTTCAAGAAACTCGGCGTATCGATTCCGCATGCATCCTCCTCCCAATCCAAGCTTGGCAAGAAAGTCGCGAAGAACGACCTGATCGCCGGCGACCTCGTATTCTTCAATACGAGCGGTAAAGGTATCTCTCATGTCGGCATCTATGTTGGAGACGGCAAGTTCGCGCATTCTTCCTCCAGCAAAGGCGTAACCATTAGCGGTCTCAGCGATTCCTATTACGTGAAACGGTATGTCACGGCCCGCCGCGTAATGAGCACCGCAACGTATACGAAATATGCCGACGAACCGTCTGACGAAGCAGTCGACGGCGTGGACGTGGATTAA
- a CDS encoding M1 family metallopeptidase, translating into MTPRHAKRLLLFVLAAVLIGVTAREGFGDAWLSQYTYAFAPAKANTAPRAKPVPQSTPEPDSVMQPKPVELSKRVVEYHIGVQLDEKNKTLHGEQTVTWTNPGKNPVSELYFHLYPNAFQSKNSTFMRESGGKLRNDKATLASTGSMRIDTLETTEGSSLLPRLHYVQPDDGNTNDQTLAKLRLPGPVPAGSSVTLRMKFEVKLPEVFARMGYSGDFVMAGQWFPKLAVYETAGTRGRTTEGWNVHQYHGNSEFYSDFGIYSVKINVPESYKVAATGFQTKPTTIANERRTYQFYADDVHDFGWSASPDFLYTEEPFSTDGVPGVRIKLYLDPHHADLKDRYLHAAKSALAKYAEWYGSYPYSTLSIVVPPKGGNGAGGMEYPTLVTAFSAENANPGYELERTVVHEIGHQYWYGMVATNEFEEAWLDEGFTSYAEDKLMESVYGVEPNLPVEASYMTDPAPLKQLSWSYNSHNHYAENVYMRAKLVLVGIEKQVGPQAMRKILRTYFQKYKFKHPSTADFQRVVEQVTRTKWNEYFSQFVYGKEMADYAVESVHVRPVEEGGTKLYESIVLIKKRGGTNGPVPIVFQFADGTTMPKTWDGHETHVQFKMVHASPLIWAAIDPKNANVLDNKRNNNFMKADLPEKTRTRWNIAVSKFVEGLFTSLAW; encoded by the coding sequence ATGACGCCACGTCACGCCAAACGTTTACTGCTCTTTGTGCTCGCAGCCGTCCTGATCGGCGTAACGGCCCGGGAGGGATTCGGAGATGCCTGGCTTTCGCAATACACATATGCTTTCGCTCCTGCAAAAGCCAATACCGCTCCGCGCGCGAAGCCTGTCCCCCAGTCCACGCCCGAGCCGGACTCTGTCATGCAGCCCAAGCCCGTGGAGCTCAGCAAGAGGGTCGTCGAGTATCATATCGGCGTTCAGCTTGACGAGAAGAACAAGACGCTGCACGGCGAGCAGACCGTAACTTGGACAAACCCGGGCAAAAATCCGGTGTCCGAGCTCTATTTTCACCTCTATCCGAATGCCTTTCAGTCCAAGAACTCGACGTTCATGCGCGAATCGGGCGGCAAGCTCCGCAATGACAAAGCGACGCTGGCCAGCACCGGCAGCATGCGCATCGATACGCTCGAGACCACGGAGGGCAGCAGCCTCCTGCCCCGGCTTCATTACGTACAGCCCGACGACGGCAATACGAACGACCAAACGCTGGCCAAGCTCCGCTTGCCCGGTCCCGTACCGGCAGGCTCAAGCGTGACGCTGCGGATGAAGTTCGAAGTGAAGCTGCCCGAAGTCTTCGCCCGCATGGGCTATTCCGGCGATTTCGTAATGGCAGGGCAATGGTTCCCGAAGCTGGCCGTTTATGAGACAGCCGGCACCCGAGGGCGAACGACAGAAGGATGGAATGTTCACCAGTATCACGGAAATTCGGAGTTTTACAGCGACTTCGGCATCTACAGCGTCAAAATCAATGTTCCCGAATCGTATAAGGTTGCCGCAACCGGCTTCCAGACCAAACCGACCACCATTGCCAATGAACGCAGGACATACCAGTTCTACGCCGACGACGTACATGACTTCGGCTGGTCCGCTTCACCCGATTTCCTCTACACCGAGGAACCGTTCTCTACCGATGGCGTACCCGGCGTCCGCATCAAGCTCTATCTCGACCCGCATCACGCCGACCTGAAGGACCGCTATCTGCATGCCGCCAAGTCGGCGCTTGCCAAGTATGCGGAGTGGTACGGGTCATACCCCTATTCGACCCTCTCGATCGTCGTACCGCCCAAAGGCGGCAATGGCGCAGGCGGGATGGAGTACCCCACTCTCGTGACGGCGTTCTCGGCTGAGAATGCAAACCCCGGCTACGAGCTGGAGCGCACGGTCGTACATGAAATCGGCCATCAATATTGGTACGGCATGGTCGCGACCAACGAATTCGAGGAAGCATGGCTCGATGAAGGGTTTACTTCCTATGCCGAGGACAAATTGATGGAGAGCGTATACGGCGTTGAGCCCAATCTGCCGGTGGAGGCCAGCTACATGACCGACCCCGCGCCGCTCAAGCAATTATCCTGGTCCTACAACAGCCACAATCATTATGCGGAAAATGTGTACATGCGTGCCAAGCTGGTGCTGGTGGGCATTGAGAAACAGGTTGGCCCGCAGGCCATGCGGAAGATATTAAGAACCTATTTTCAGAAATATAAGTTCAAGCATCCGTCCACTGCCGATTTTCAGCGCGTAGTCGAGCAAGTGACCCGGACCAAATGGAATGAGTACTTCAGTCAATTCGTATACGGCAAGGAAATGGCCGACTACGCCGTAGAATCGGTCCATGTGCGTCCGGTTGAGGAAGGCGGGACGAAACTGTACGAATCGATCGTGCTAATCAAAAAACGCGGAGGAACCAACGGTCCGGTGCCGATCGTATTCCAGTTCGCGGACGGGACGACCATGCCCAAGACATGGGATGGCCATGAAACCCATGTCCAGTTCAAAATGGTGCATGCCTCCCCGCTCATCTGGGCTGCAATCGATCCGAAGAACGCCAACGTGCTGGACAATAAGCGCAACAATAATTTCATGAAGGCGGACCTTCCGGAGAAGACCCGGACGCGCTGGAACATCGCCGTCTCCAAATTTGTCGAGGGTCTGTTTACGTCGCTGGCATGGTAA
- a CDS encoding YwhD family protein, with translation MSDQEQGQGQSPENAAGEPKKEKKQLSLNVVSHNKHKGGFGAGTIDLSQVACIIIDNGEAYIDAGAMHAKSKVERRIRFSTNKEDVPNGRLCWVVWVAVDRNEEGSYYAGATACPMLIDTEERKGWKILAQHVNNLDYALKRRYILDELSADEKKALRGLLMEHNAEWWANSPDTLKQALDV, from the coding sequence ATGAGCGATCAAGAGCAAGGGCAAGGCCAGTCGCCGGAGAATGCGGCGGGGGAACCGAAGAAGGAGAAGAAACAGCTCTCATTGAACGTTGTAAGCCATAATAAGCACAAAGGCGGCTTCGGAGCGGGTACGATCGATCTGAGTCAAGTCGCATGTATCATTATTGATAACGGAGAAGCTTACATCGATGCGGGCGCCATGCATGCGAAGAGCAAAGTGGAGCGCCGGATCCGGTTCAGCACCAACAAGGAGGATGTGCCGAACGGCCGGCTTTGTTGGGTCGTCTGGGTGGCGGTAGACCGCAATGAAGAAGGTTCATACTACGCGGGCGCGACGGCGTGCCCGATGCTGATTGACACGGAGGAGCGGAAGGGATGGAAGATCCTTGCCCAGCACGTGAACAATCTCGATTATGCCCTCAAGCGCCGCTATATTCTGGACGAACTGAGCGCGGACGAGAAGAAGGCGCTGCGCGGTCTGCTCATGGAGCATAACGCGGAATGGTGGGCGAACTCGCCGGATACGCTGAAGCAGGCGCTCGACGTTTAA